From the genome of Candidatus Binatus sp.:
AATTGTTAAGCGCGTTGTAGTTGGTATCCAGCCCCGTACTATTGGTGCTGAGCGAGCTGGCTGAAAAGCGATCCGACGACGACGAGAACTCGCTATTTTCGGTGAATCGCTCCTGGTCGGGAAATCTACCGGATGAACCGCCGAATCTGCCCGACGTGCCGGCGTCAAAACTGGACCCTGGCCAGCGCGATTCCCCGGTCGATCCGCTCGTCGCCGAGCCCGCCCGCGATTCAAAATCCGCACCCATGCCGGACGCCGACGCGGCTCCGGTCCTCTCATCAAAGCTGGCGCCCAGTCCGCTGGCTCCCCAAGTGCTCGAACCGCCGCCGCTGTCGCCCGAACCGATTGAAGGCGAAATGCTGGTGCCCATCGAGCCGCCCGCAGTTCCGACTCCCGCCGTCGCGGGCGCATACTCGCCCATCGTCTGCGCGTCGGCGTGCGGCGCGAATAGTGCGAGCACCGCAATCAGCACGGCTGGTACAATCAGCTTGATGATTCTCATGGCGTTCGACCTCCCCTGAGTCTACTGCCAGTAACGTTCGATACTCTAGTCGTAGCGTCAGGTACAGTACGAGGCAATATCCGGTTAAGCGGGCCTGCGTGGGCGCCCATGCTTGTGACCAGTCAACGCGCGCGGTTAATCTGAAATAGATACTCAGGAAAACCGTGGACGAAATCGAAATCACTCCCCTGACCGGCCCGCTCGACGCCCGCGTTGTGCTGCCCGGCTCCAAGAGCATCACGAATCGCGCGATGGTTCTGGCCGCGCTGGCGCAGGGACGCTCGGTCATCGACTCAGTTCTGCTCAGCGACGACACGCGCTACATGAGCGACGCGCTGAGGGTGATGGGCTTCACCGTCGAGATTGACGAGTCGGCGCGCCGAATTACAGTCAGCGGGCGCGGCGGGACGATCCCGGCGCATGGCGGCGAGATCTTCGTCGGTGGCGCCGGCACCGTGATGCGATTTATCGTCGCGATGGTCACGCTCGGCGAGGGACGCTTTCGGATCGATGGAAATCAGCGGATGCGTCAGCGTCCGATCGGTCCGCAGCTCGACGCGATGCAGCGCTTGGGCGCGAGCGTTTACAGCGAGCGCAACAACCATTGTCCGCCGGTGATAGTCGATGCGTCGCGCGCACGCTTCGAGGGCGGCGAAACTGCGATCGACGCGCGCGTGTCGTCGCAATTTGTCTCCGCGATGTTGATGCCGGCGCCGATTTGGAAGGCCGGCCTCAAACTCCGGGTGATCGGCGACGCCGCGCGGCCTTTCATTGACATGACGCTGCGACTGATGGAGGCATGGGGAGCGCACAGCTCGGTCGAAGGCGAAATGATCGTTGTGCCCGGCGGTCAGTGGTATCGCGCGCAGCGTTTCATCGTCGAGCCGGACGCGTCGAGCGCGAGCTACTTTGCGGCGGCGGCGGCTCTCGCCGGCGGTAAGGTGCGAATCGAGGGGCTCACCTCGAACTCGGTGCAAGGCGACATCGGTTTTCTTGGTGTGCTTGAGCAAATGGGCGCCCGCGTCACATGGCATCCCGACCACGTCGAGGTCGCAGGAACCGGGCGGCTCACCGGCGTCGACGTCGCGATGAATTCGATGCCGGACATGGTGCCGACGCTCGCCGCGATTGCCCCGTTTGCTTCGTCGCCGACCAAAATCCGCAACGTCGCGTTCATCCGGCATCACGAAAGCGATCGCATCCGCGCGCTCGCGACCGAACTGAGGCGGCTGGGTGCGGCAGTCATCGAGAACGATGACGGACTCGAGATTGCGCCGTCCGCGATGCATCCGGCGGTCATCGAGACCTACGACGATCATCGAATCGCGATGAGTTTTTCGGTGACCGGTCTGAAGCTCGGCGGCCTGAAGATCAAAGATCCCGGATGCGTCGCGAAGACATTCCCGGATTTTTTCGAGCGCCTCGCTGCCCTGAAAAACTGAGGATCGGATCGCAGGCGCGTTCGCGCCAAAGCCCGTTGAAAAAGTGAAAACGTGAAAACGAATCCGGAGCGGTTCGTCCTCGGCTTCGTCAAATTTCTCGGCACGCCGATGTGCATCGCCGCGAGCCTCGCCGTGATGGCCGCGGTCACTCGTGCGCGCGACGGGAATTGGGAGCCGGCAGCGCTAGCCGCGTCGATCGCGCTGGCATGCGGGGGCGCTGGCTTCGGAGCGATATGGTGGGTCCGATTCCACGCGCGCGCTGCCGATCCTTCCGAGCAATTGCGCGCGGCGAATCCGGGCGCGCCGTGGATGTGGCGCGAGGACTGGGCCCGCGCCGTGGTCCGCACTTCGGCCCGCCGCGACGCGAATCGACTGACGATTTTCGCGATCGCGTGGTGCGTCGCAACGTTTCCGATCCTTTTTATTGTGCCGCACCGCGCGATCCGAAGCGCCGACTACTTCGCGATACCCTCTTTGATATTCCCGCTCGCCGGCGTCGTCATGCTGGCGTGGGCGATGCGAATCCGGCGGCGAATCCGCCAATACGGTGAGTCGCGGTTCGCGATGGTTTCCGTGCCGGGCCGAATCGGCGGTTCGCTGGCCGGATCGATTCATGTCGACAAGCCGCTGGCGGCCGGACAACAGGTCGCGCTCGAACTCGCTTGCATCAACCGCACGACGCGCGGGAGTTGGCACAATCTCACGACCTGGGACCGGATTTTGTGGCGCGCTGAGCAGACTTCGATGAGCGATTCGACGGGATCGATTCCGGTCGCGTTCCCGATTGCACCGGATTGCTGCCCGACTGACGATTCAGATCCAAAAAGCCGAACCGTATGGTGTCTCAGCGCGAAGTCGTCCGGCGCCGCCGGGGGATACCGCGCTGACTTCGAAGTGCCGGTGTTCCGAATCGGCGCCTCTGCCGCCTAAGTCTGCGACGCTGCTCGCCTTAAGCCTGGCAACGGAATATATGAGCACCTTGTCTCGTAACCAATTCAACTCATCAACCTACGGAGGACAAGCGTGTATGGCATCTCGCAAACCGGTAGGAGAATTTTCGTTCAAGTTCATCACTATCACCTGCACCCCTGGGCCAGCAGGTAGCGTACTCAACCAAGTGACGTGGGAAGGGACAGCGACGGGATTTGGGGCAGTCTTCACCACCCTAACCTTCGTTGGCGGCCCCAAGAGCGGGAGTTACAGTGAGTGTGGGACGGCATTCCTGGACAACGGCGACGGTCTCAGCGGCATCGGTCAGGGGACCTATGAGAGTAACGGGAAAAACAAATGGCACACGGCGGGCTTTATGCAGACCTCCGATGGCCGCAGGATCGCCAGCGAGGGTGAGATAGACCTGGCCTCGCGGTCCTATAAGGGGAAGCTATTCGAGATGAGCTGAACCGGGGAGCTCAATCTCGCGAAGGCGCGCCTGACTGAGTTACTGCCACAGGAGTCAAGTGACCTATGACGCGGTCGGCCGGCCCTCGGCCGGCCGCGCTTCATAGGAGAGCTAGCGCGGGGCGGACTTCAATGCGGCGGCTTGCACGCGGGCGCGCGCCAGCATCAGCGCTTCCTGGGCGGGCGCGCAGTCGGGATCGTAGAAACTTAGATTTGAAAATTTTTCGTCGGCTTGCTGGACTTGCGCGGCTGCGGTGTTGGCGTCGATGCTCTCGGGCGATTCGGCGCTGCTCGCCAGCACGGTCATCACGCCGTCCTTCACTTCGGCCAGGCCGCCCGACACAACCCAGTGCATCGCCTCGCCGTCGGGCAGGCGCGCCTCGAGCACGCCGGGCACGAGCGACGTGATGAAGTTTATGTGATCGGGTAGCACGCCGAATTCGCCGAGTGGACCAATCGCCGAGACTTCCGCGGCTTGTCCCTCGGCGACCACGCCGGTGGGCGTGACGAGTGTGAATTGGAACGTCGCAGCCATCGCGGGCTCCCCGTTGCCTAGCGCGCTTCGCCGCGGGCGAGGCGGTCGGCCTTTTCGCGCGCGTCTTCGATGGTGCCGACCAGGTAGAAGGCCTGCTCGGGCAGGTCGTCGCATTTGCCGTCGAGGATTTCGGCGAAGCCGCGCACGGTGTCCTTGCGCGTGACGTATTTGCCGGGCTGATTGGTGAACGGCTCCGCGACGAACATCGCCTGCGACAGGAAGCGCTCGACGCGGCGCGCGCGGGCGACGACAGTCTTGTCATCGGCCGACAGTTCTTCCATCCCGAGGATCGCGATGATGTCCTGC
Proteins encoded in this window:
- the aroA gene encoding 3-phosphoshikimate 1-carboxyvinyltransferase — its product is MDEIEITPLTGPLDARVVLPGSKSITNRAMVLAALAQGRSVIDSVLLSDDTRYMSDALRVMGFTVEIDESARRITVSGRGGTIPAHGGEIFVGGAGTVMRFIVAMVTLGEGRFRIDGNQRMRQRPIGPQLDAMQRLGASVYSERNNHCPPVIVDASRARFEGGETAIDARVSSQFVSAMLMPAPIWKAGLKLRVIGDAARPFIDMTLRLMEAWGAHSSVEGEMIVVPGGQWYRAQRFIVEPDASSASYFAAAAALAGGKVRIEGLTSNSVQGDIGFLGVLEQMGARVTWHPDHVEVAGTGRLTGVDVAMNSMPDMVPTLAAIAPFASSPTKIRNVAFIRHHESDRIRALATELRRLGAAVIENDDGLEIAPSAMHPAVIETYDDHRIAMSFSVTGLKLGGLKIKDPGCVAKTFPDFFERLAALKN
- the atpC gene encoding ATP synthase F1 subunit epsilon, which produces MAATFQFTLVTPTGVVAEGQAAEVSAIGPLGEFGVLPDHINFITSLVPGVLEARLPDGEAMHWVVSGGLAEVKDGVMTVLASSAESPESIDANTAAAQVQQADEKFSNLSFYDPDCAPAQEALMLARARVQAAALKSAPR